Proteins from one Microcoleus sp. FACHB-672 genomic window:
- a CDS encoding phosphodiester glycosidase family protein, whose product MSKTKEPDGCATLMRRSFLFILGIAAARFLHQYFSVSQNRSNFITFLGYLKEKAVEAYQENVGEKPLPNAPISQTSPTQKPLPNAPVPKASPTQKPGKPSPSPKFTASTKKGKPVEVKQNTINGVSFYQTTIDLNDPETFLTIGLANDAKAANTAALSTGDEAFEKFVSRHKAAVIVNGTFFSKDAQKRVMGNMVAGGKFVKYSRWENFGTTLGIKANNEPEMITARAEGKPEWNQHWFSLTCGPRLLKQGKVWLSPKLEGFTDPHVLDMGYRTAVGFSESRQTLFLISFLASLSLKQEAEIMKAIGCSEAMNLDGGASEALAYNGEILLPAGRNLTNVIVVYDTNNPAPKALKEDWLRFQNGWRPTIPT is encoded by the coding sequence ATGTCTAAAACAAAAGAACCTGATGGGTGCGCGACTTTGATGCGCCGTTCCTTTTTGTTTATTCTCGGAATCGCAGCGGCTAGATTTTTACATCAGTATTTTTCAGTATCTCAAAATCGTTCTAACTTTATCACATTTCTGGGTTATTTAAAGGAAAAAGCTGTTGAGGCGTACCAAGAAAATGTTGGAGAAAAGCCTTTACCAAATGCACCCATTTCTCAAACAAGTCCGACTCAGAAGCCTTTACCAAATGCACCTGTTCCTAAAGCAAGTCCGACTCAAAAGCCGGGAAAACCTTCTCCCAGTCCTAAATTTACGGCTTCAACTAAGAAAGGAAAACCTGTAGAAGTTAAGCAGAATACGATTAACGGCGTCTCTTTTTATCAAACAACCATTGATTTGAATGATCCTGAAACCTTCTTAACGATTGGTTTAGCAAATGATGCGAAAGCCGCTAACACGGCAGCGCTTTCAACCGGCGATGAAGCATTTGAGAAGTTTGTGAGCCGGCATAAGGCGGCTGTGATCGTCAATGGCACTTTTTTTAGTAAAGATGCTCAGAAGCGAGTGATGGGGAATATGGTAGCCGGCGGCAAGTTTGTCAAATACAGTCGGTGGGAAAATTTTGGCACCACTTTGGGGATTAAAGCTAACAATGAACCCGAAATGATTACCGCACGTGCAGAAGGTAAACCAGAGTGGAATCAGCACTGGTTTTCTCTAACTTGTGGGCCAAGATTGCTCAAGCAGGGGAAAGTCTGGCTATCACCGAAGTTAGAAGGCTTCACAGATCCTCATGTTTTAGATATGGGATACCGCACAGCAGTCGGGTTTTCTGAGAGCCGGCAAACGTTATTTTTAATTAGTTTCTTAGCTAGTCTTTCTTTAAAACAAGAAGCGGAAATTATGAAAGCGATTGGCTGTAGCGAAGCGATGAATTTGGATGGAGGCGCATCGGAAGCTTTAGCTTATAATGGAGAAATTTTGCTGCCGGCAGGACGAAATCTCACCAATGTTATTGTGGTTTACGATACCAATAATCCAGCACCAAAAGCTTTAAAAGAAGATTGGCTACGTTTTCAAAATGGCTGGCGTCCAACAATTCCGACTTAA
- a CDS encoding pentapeptide repeat-containing protein — protein MKLRILTLAVSLLSLLFATPSQAANPEDVKTLLKTKQCAKCDLSNADLRGADLSGADLRAAKLSAANLSGANLSGAGLFAAKLNAANLSGANLTGADLNATNLTNANLTGADLQKALLMVANMVSSDLSNANLTNADMSAANLSGANLTGANFTGTVLSAVNFSGATMPDGKLSQ, from the coding sequence ATGAAACTCAGGATTTTAACGCTGGCTGTCAGTCTGCTTTCCCTCTTATTCGCAACTCCATCCCAAGCGGCTAACCCAGAGGATGTTAAAACATTACTCAAAACGAAGCAATGTGCAAAGTGCGACTTGAGTAATGCTGACTTGAGGGGTGCCGACTTGAGCGGTGCGGATTTGCGTGCCGCAAAGCTAAGTGCTGCGAATTTGAGTGGTGCTAACTTGAGCGGTGCCGGCTTGTTTGCAGCTAAATTGAATGCTGCAAATTTGAGCGGTGCTAACTTAACAGGTGCCGATTTAAATGCGACGAATTTGACGAATGCCAATCTGACTGGTGCGGATCTGCAAAAAGCCTTGTTGATGGTGGCGAATATGGTGAGTAGCGACTTGAGTAATGCCAATTTGACGAATGCAGATATGAGTGCGGCTAACTTAAGTGGTGCGAATTTGACGGGTGCAAATTTCACGGGAACGGTTTTGAGTGCTGTCAACTTCAGTGGTGCGACGATGCCAGATGGCAAGTTATCCCAGTAA
- the aroF gene encoding 3-deoxy-7-phosphoheptulonate synthase: protein MLSAKLASKSHTEHQTAIRISENATVGGHDLLIIGGPCAVESLEQMEQVASHLADAPVQVLRGGVYKPRTSPYAFQGMGDAGLNILSAVSQRYGVPVVTEVMSISQIEGIVEHADMLQIGSRNMQNFDLLKAVGSAGKPVILKRGLAATIEEFVMAAEYILSHGNPDVVLCERGIRSFDNYTRNVLDLGAVVALKQITHLPVIVDPSHAAGKRELVAALAKAAVAAGADGLMIECHPQPEESVSDARQALSLQDMVDLVHGLRPVAAAVGRRVPTAKSHRQLSVA from the coding sequence ATGTTAAGCGCCAAACTCGCATCCAAGTCTCACACCGAACACCAAACCGCTATCCGCATCTCAGAAAACGCCACCGTTGGCGGCCACGACCTGTTAATTATTGGTGGCCCTTGCGCTGTCGAGAGTTTAGAACAGATGGAGCAAGTGGCCAGTCATTTAGCCGACGCGCCGGTTCAGGTTTTGCGCGGTGGCGTCTACAAACCCCGCACCTCCCCTTACGCTTTCCAAGGCATGGGAGATGCGGGGTTAAATATTTTATCGGCAGTTAGCCAGCGTTATGGTGTGCCGGTGGTGACTGAGGTGATGTCTATCAGCCAAATTGAAGGCATTGTGGAACACGCGGATATGTTGCAAATTGGTAGCCGCAATATGCAAAACTTCGATTTGCTGAAAGCCGTGGGAAGTGCCGGCAAGCCGGTGATCCTCAAGCGCGGGTTGGCGGCAACCATTGAAGAGTTCGTGATGGCGGCAGAATATATCCTCAGTCACGGCAACCCAGATGTGGTGTTGTGCGAACGCGGGATTCGCAGCTTCGACAATTACACCAGAAATGTGCTGGATTTGGGAGCAGTGGTGGCGCTGAAGCAGATCACGCATTTGCCGGTGATCGTTGATCCGTCTCATGCCGCCGGCAAGCGGGAATTGGTTGCAGCGTTGGCAAAAGCAGCAGTTGCCGCAGGTGCAGATGGCTTGATGATCGAGTGTCACCCGCAACCGGAAGAGTCGGTTTCCGATGCCAGACAGGCGCTTTCTTTGCAAGACATGGTGGATTTAGTTCACGGTTTAAGGCCGGTTGCTGCAGCGGTAGGCCGGCGCGTACCGACTGCCAAAAGTCATCGGCAATTATCTGTGGCGTAG
- a CDS encoding SAM-dependent methyltransferase: protein MGLKLEKVVPWGRSLDEYIRMFNLTPDDLRLKILDCAAGPASFNAEMTGKGYSVISCDPIYQFTGEEISRRIEETYPAIMAGVEANRDSYVWQDIHSPSHLAQVRMAAMQQFLLDFSAGLQTGRYVFGELPILPFKTGEFDLALCSHLLFTYSDHLSQTFHIEAITQLCRVASEVRIFPILNLSGEVSPLLEPAMSELKTQGYHLEIQPVAYEFQRGGNQLLRVVHPNLSALSRKDASYNLTI, encoded by the coding sequence ATGGGATTAAAGCTGGAAAAAGTTGTTCCTTGGGGACGATCACTCGATGAATACATCAGGATGTTTAACCTAACTCCTGATGATCTGCGATTAAAAATTCTCGATTGTGCTGCCGGCCCTGCGAGTTTTAATGCTGAAATGACCGGCAAAGGATACAGCGTGATTTCCTGTGACCCAATTTATCAATTTACCGGCGAAGAAATTTCTCGGCGCATTGAGGAAACTTATCCAGCGATTATGGCTGGAGTTGAGGCAAATCGAGATAGCTACGTTTGGCAAGATATCCACTCGCCGTCACATTTGGCTCAGGTGAGAATGGCGGCAATGCAGCAGTTTTTGTTAGATTTTTCTGCCGGTTTGCAGACAGGACGCTATGTGTTTGGGGAATTGCCGATTTTGCCATTTAAAACGGGTGAATTTGATTTAGCGTTGTGTTCTCATTTGCTATTTACTTACTCGGATCATCTTTCTCAAACGTTTCATATTGAAGCCATTACCCAATTGTGCAGAGTTGCTTCAGAAGTGCGAATTTTTCCGATTTTAAATCTATCAGGGGAAGTTTCCCCGCTGCTAGAGCCGGCAATGAGTGAACTCAAAACCCAAGGATACCATTTAGAAATTCAGCCCGTTGCTTATGAGTTTCAGCGCGGCGGCAATCAGCTTTTGCGTGTGGTTCACCCAAATCTGTCTGCGCTCTCACGAAAAGACGCTTCATATAACTTAACAATTTGA
- a CDS encoding Mut7-C RNAse domain-containing protein, translating into MNQAIFRFDAELNDFLPANKRQQSFVYEFTGRGAIKDTIESLGIPHCEVGRILVNREPVDFSYILQSGDECSVYPISPFNDRIQYPSRFVLDVHLGKLAGFLRMLGFDTLYRNDYEDEALAKISSSEERILLSRDIGLLKRSLVTYGYFVRETNPNRQLIEVLRRFDLFKAVAPHCRCLHCNGLLESVAKEMIVDRLPAKTRQKYHEFRQCSSCGQIFWKGTHYQRMQEFIASVLQEA; encoded by the coding sequence ATGAATCAAGCTATTTTCCGGTTTGATGCAGAATTGAATGATTTTTTGCCGGCAAACAAACGCCAGCAGAGTTTTGTTTATGAATTTACTGGACGCGGGGCGATTAAAGATACCATTGAATCCTTGGGCATTCCTCACTGTGAAGTTGGGCGCATTTTGGTAAATCGTGAGCCGGTTGACTTCTCCTATATTCTGCAATCAGGGGACGAGTGCAGCGTTTATCCCATCTCCCCATTTAACGATAGAATCCAGTACCCGTCTCGCTTTGTTTTGGATGTTCACCTGGGAAAGCTGGCGGGTTTTCTGCGAATGCTGGGATTTGATACGCTGTATCGCAATGATTATGAAGATGAAGCGTTGGCGAAGATTTCCAGCAGTGAAGAACGAATTTTGCTCAGCAGAGATATTGGTTTGCTGAAGCGCAGTCTAGTGACTTATGGCTATTTTGTCAGGGAAACAAACCCCAACCGGCAGTTAATTGAGGTGTTGCGACGCTTTGATTTATTTAAAGCGGTCGCCCCTCATTGCCGATGTTTGCATTGCAATGGATTATTAGAGTCGGTTGCTAAGGAAATGATTGTAGATAGGCTGCCGGCGAAAACACGGCAAAAATATCATGAGTTTCGCCAATGTTCCTCCTGCGGCCAAATTTTCTGGAAGGGAACCCACTACCAGCGAATGCAAGAATTCATTGCGAGTGTCCTTCAGGAAGCGTAG
- a CDS encoding ROK family protein: MLNGQPWRGADGMAGKIGHTVVDPTGPVCLYGKRGCVERLASGPYMAQQARERLQARPEQGSRLRHLVKGNLNKITG; this comes from the coding sequence ATTCTCAATGGACAGCCTTGGCGCGGTGCTGATGGCATGGCCGGCAAGATTGGCCATACCGTGGTTGATCCAACTGGCCCTGTTTGTTTATACGGCAAGCGAGGGTGTGTGGAGAGACTCGCTTCCGGGCCATATATGGCGCAACAAGCGCGAGAACGCCTGCAAGCTCGGCCAGAACAAGGGTCACGGTTGCGCCATCTTGTTAAGGGCAACCTAAATAAAATTACAGGTTGA
- a CDS encoding glycosyltransferase family 39 protein has product MSIQNESLKLKKNRDFWLHLLLLLLWIAIGAGLRFTHLASKNPSTIELATLIFSLGNSVQTVPVEQAITLDKLLQPLQPAPILGIREVIHNLMTESTHPPIYFALSHWWLKLFPANDGLVSLWAGRALSALFGVVSIPAMFGFGWLAFRSRLVGQIAAAMMAVSPYGIYLAQEARHYTLTILLIIASLCCLVVATRIIQNKIVLPAPIVLIWVVVNSLGIAVHYFFVLTLAAEALVLLKFWLADWQFAKKKSEGENSPSPFLSKSWWRIYGTAAGTLIGCLVWLPALKGASDSELTKWIYEGNPLSDFFAPIARLVAWLITMLSLLPVEGQSLPITVASSLLLGIFILWAVTIFIRGTRRQMQQPAIRLSLQVLGGFILAAIFIILCVTYIVGADVTLAARYHFFYFPAVIVFLAASLAVYWDHSPTEGRGIGTFSLIPFSFMGGKKTVSIILLMGLIGSLTVVSNLGFQKSKRADLLVPIIQQTSQVPVLIAMVHKTHAETRALMVLALEFKRNKGLLKTAKNSPQFLLTHKDDDSQPATDTLSRTLSQMPRPLDLWAVNFNAPIGAESQNCVLDSKSKPKVTGYKYRLYHCL; this is encoded by the coding sequence ATGAGCATTCAAAACGAAAGTTTAAAATTAAAAAAAAATAGAGATTTCTGGCTGCATCTTCTACTGCTCTTGCTGTGGATTGCTATCGGTGCCGGTTTACGCTTTACCCATTTAGCCTCGAAAAATCCTTCAACCATTGAGCTAGCAACCCTAATTTTTAGCTTGGGCAACAGTGTGCAAACCGTGCCGGTGGAGCAAGCAATCACGCTTGATAAGCTTCTGCAACCCTTACAACCGGCACCGATCTTGGGCATCCGTGAAGTGATTCACAACCTGATGACAGAAAGTACCCATCCCCCAATTTATTTTGCGTTAAGTCACTGGTGGTTAAAACTATTTCCTGCAAATGATGGATTGGTTTCATTATGGGCAGGACGAGCGCTGAGTGCCCTTTTTGGGGTCGTCTCAATTCCTGCCATGTTTGGCTTTGGATGGCTGGCTTTTCGTTCTCGCTTAGTTGGACAAATTGCCGCTGCCATGATGGCAGTTTCTCCCTACGGCATTTATTTGGCTCAAGAAGCTCGACATTACACTTTAACAATTTTATTAATCATAGCATCTTTATGTTGCTTGGTCGTTGCTACCCGAATCATTCAAAATAAAATTGTTCTGCCGGCTCCGATAGTATTAATTTGGGTAGTCGTTAATAGTTTGGGAATTGCTGTTCATTACTTCTTCGTGCTTACCCTCGCTGCGGAAGCTTTAGTCTTGCTAAAATTTTGGCTTGCAGATTGGCAATTCGCAAAGAAGAAATCAGAAGGCGAAAATTCTCCTTCTCCTTTCCTCTCTAAATCCTGGTGGCGAATTTATGGCACTGCCGCCGGCACTCTCATCGGATGCTTAGTTTGGCTGCCGGCTTTGAAAGGTGCTTCTGATAGTGAACTGACAAAATGGATTTATGAAGGGAATCCCTTGAGTGACTTCTTCGCACCGATTGCTCGGCTTGTGGCTTGGTTGATCACGATGCTTTCATTGTTGCCGGTGGAAGGGCAAAGTTTACCCATTACTGTTGCTTCTAGTTTATTACTGGGAATTTTTATCCTCTGGGCGGTGACAATTTTTATTCGGGGAACCAGAAGGCAAATGCAGCAGCCGGCGATTCGTTTAAGCCTCCAAGTCTTAGGTGGATTTATTTTAGCAGCAATTTTCATAATTTTATGTGTCACTTATATTGTGGGTGCTGATGTAACCCTAGCCGCTCGTTATCATTTTTTCTACTTTCCTGCTGTGATAGTTTTCCTGGCAGCGAGTCTTGCCGTTTATTGGGATCATTCCCCGACGGAAGGGCGGGGAATAGGGACATTTTCGCTGATACCTTTCTCATTTATGGGTGGAAAGAAAACGGTAAGTATAATTTTACTGATGGGTTTGATCGGGAGTCTAACAGTTGTTTCCAATTTAGGGTTTCAAAAATCTAAACGCGCCGATCTTTTGGTTCCTATCATTCAACAAACCTCTCAGGTGCCGGTTTTAATCGCGATGGTTCATAAAACTCACGCTGAAACGAGAGCGCTGATGGTATTAGCTTTGGAATTCAAACGCAACAAGGGTTTATTAAAAACTGCAAAGAATTCTCCTCAATTTCTTCTAACTCACAAAGACGATGATTCTCAGCCGGCTACTGATACCCTCAGCAGAACCTTGAGTCAAATGCCACGCCCTTTGGATTTATGGGCTGTCAATTTTAACGCCCCCATTGGCGCGGAATCACAAAACTGTGTGCTTGATTCTAAATCCAAGCCAAAAGTGACAGGTTATAAATACCGGCTTTATCACTGCCTTTAA
- a CDS encoding NADAR family protein produces MTIYFYSTHDQYGCFSNFSPHGFELDGAYWPTSEHYFQAQKFVGTPHADEIRQVKAPKDAAKMGRERKRPLRPDWEDVKDDIMRKAVLKKFETHAGIREILLATGDEEIVENSPIDYYWGCGADGSGKNMLGKILVEVREILRERIEEKSGPLS; encoded by the coding sequence ATGACAATCTACTTTTACAGTACCCATGATCAATACGGTTGCTTCTCCAATTTTTCGCCCCACGGCTTTGAATTAGACGGTGCTTATTGGCCAACCAGTGAGCATTACTTTCAAGCCCAAAAATTTGTCGGCACCCCCCACGCTGACGAAATTCGACAGGTAAAAGCACCCAAAGATGCTGCCAAAATGGGACGCGAACGCAAACGTCCCCTACGTCCGGATTGGGAAGACGTGAAAGACGATATTATGCGAAAAGCCGTTTTAAAAAAATTTGAAACTCATGCCGGCATCCGCGAAATTCTTTTAGCAACCGGCGATGAAGAAATTGTCGAGAATTCTCCGATTGACTATTACTGGGGTTGCGGTGCTGATGGCAGTGGCAAAAATATGCTCGGAAAGATTCTAGTAGAAGTGCGAGAAATTCTACGCGAACGCATTGAAGAAAAAAGTGGCCCCCTCTCCTAA
- a CDS encoding DUF3598 family protein — translation MPMNWNLKNWENCCKFQADIWHGTWTTYSPSLEILKVVNVITSLELNSEQTEIHHVNYNSYADGTKEEQDYGRYTKDNCLSSLFLENTFSWGGQQLEAGSGLFMQIGFRHENQRTRFVTQYDESYALQTMKVIREQLSVPPSEPAQPSVENLSGVWQGNSVSMTPDLQVSEAIAIQWQGFDSLGEQNRVFFFPDGISLSCPLQLAIGEAFTIAVGWLLNSTQHQRVIRQFDDQGNFTSLTLETLRRVS, via the coding sequence ATGCCAATGAACTGGAATCTTAAGAATTGGGAAAATTGTTGTAAATTTCAAGCCGACATCTGGCACGGAACTTGGACAACCTATTCACCAAGTTTGGAAATTTTAAAAGTGGTTAACGTCATTACCAGTTTAGAACTGAATTCAGAACAAACTGAAATTCATCATGTTAATTACAATAGCTATGCGGATGGAACGAAGGAAGAACAAGACTATGGCCGGTATACAAAAGACAATTGCCTGTCGTCACTTTTTTTAGAAAATACATTTTCGTGGGGTGGACAACAGCTAGAGGCTGGCTCAGGGCTTTTCATGCAAATAGGGTTCAGGCATGAAAACCAGCGAACTCGTTTTGTAACACAATATGATGAGAGCTACGCTTTGCAAACAATGAAAGTCATTCGGGAACAGCTATCGGTTCCTCCGAGTGAGCCGGCGCAGCCTTCTGTGGAAAACTTGAGCGGGGTTTGGCAAGGCAACAGCGTGAGTATGACGCCTGATTTACAAGTTTCTGAAGCGATTGCGATTCAATGGCAAGGATTCGATTCTCTGGGAGAACAAAATCGAGTGTTCTTTTTTCCAGATGGAATTTCTTTAAGCTGTCCTCTTCAGCTAGCAATCGGCGAAGCATTTACGATTGCAGTTGGATGGCTGCTGAATTCCACTCAACATCAACGGGTAATTCGCCAGTTTGACGATCAGGGTAATTTTACAAGTCTTACGCTGGAAACATTGAGGCGCGTCTCCTGA
- a CDS encoding nuclear transport factor 2 family protein: protein MASAKPETLEVAHLAFQYFSQGLATGNWEPFLATLTEDFTFWFPVGLYKGVNTGKDRAAAFFQYVSEAFSEGLTVTVERVTSNDTTVVFEIHSQGSLRGKSYSNKAAVSLDVRGNQICAYREYLSIIVQPSSAE, encoded by the coding sequence ATGGCATCAGCAAAACCAGAAACTTTAGAAGTTGCTCATCTGGCATTTCAATACTTTTCTCAAGGACTAGCAACCGGCAACTGGGAACCCTTCTTAGCTACGCTCACAGAAGACTTTACCTTTTGGTTTCCGGTGGGATTGTATAAGGGAGTGAACACCGGCAAAGATCGGGCGGCTGCTTTCTTCCAGTACGTTTCTGAGGCGTTTAGCGAAGGACTTACTGTTACAGTGGAACGTGTTACGAGTAACGACACAACGGTTGTTTTCGAGATTCACTCGCAGGGAAGTCTTAGGGGGAAATCTTACAGCAACAAGGCGGCAGTATCTTTAGATGTTCGCGGCAACCAAATTTGTGCTTATCGCGAGTATCTCAGTATTATCGTTCAACCTAGCAGTGCGGAATAG
- a CDS encoding pentapeptide repeat-containing protein translates to MKPGILATAILLIATGTVMPANAENAAHLKQLLETNECERCDLSGIQLAGVDLRGANLKEANLRGTILNGANLNEANLNQANLAGAQLQGTTLVGSKLHGANLDDADLSNANLSMAGMVIASLKNTNLTQTNLIGANLESAKLAGANLNKAHQSVANLGNTNLMGGSVYAMDVSGVNLRDADLTGANLADANLRGSDLSGANLVGANLGNVDLRNALLQNTTMPDGKPAESSVSSVNGHQE, encoded by the coding sequence ATGAAGCCTGGGATCTTGGCAACCGCAATATTACTGATCGCAACCGGCACCGTGATGCCGGCTAACGCTGAGAATGCGGCACACCTGAAACAATTGCTTGAAACTAATGAGTGCGAAAGGTGCGATCTGAGCGGAATTCAGCTAGCAGGGGTTGACTTGCGCGGCGCGAATTTGAAAGAAGCCAATCTCAGGGGAACGATCCTTAACGGTGCGAACCTGAATGAAGCCAATTTGAATCAGGCGAACTTGGCGGGGGCGCAACTGCAGGGAACAACATTGGTTGGCTCGAAACTACATGGAGCCAATCTAGATGATGCGGATTTGAGCAATGCTAACCTCAGTATGGCCGGCATGGTGATTGCCAGCCTCAAGAATACCAACCTCACACAAACGAATCTGATTGGCGCAAATTTAGAAAGCGCCAAGCTTGCCGGTGCTAACCTCAATAAGGCTCATCAGTCTGTTGCCAACCTGGGGAACACAAATCTGATGGGTGGCAGCGTATACGCAATGGATGTCAGTGGCGTCAATCTGCGAGATGCCGATTTGACTGGGGCGAACTTAGCCGACGCAAATTTGAGAGGTTCCGATTTATCCGGCGCAAACCTTGTCGGTGCAAATTTGGGGAATGTCGATCTGAGAAATGCTTTGCTGCAAAATACAACAATGCCCGATGGTAAGCCGGCAGAATCTTCCGTAAGCTCGGTCAACGGTCATCAAGAGTGA
- a CDS encoding phosphomannose isomerase type II C-terminal cupin domain produces MSEEQNEVQEESANLPEASSNQAEERFWGKVTVLEEGPRYRINQIEIKPGHTMTAQIHYHRSEHWIVVSGTAKVICGDEEVLVTQYRSTYVPQCTPHRVENPGAIPVVIIEVQNGEYLGEDDTIRLASDEAVSAGA; encoded by the coding sequence ATGAGCGAAGAGCAAAACGAAGTTCAGGAAGAGAGCGCCAATTTACCTGAAGCGAGTTCTAATCAAGCAGAAGAAAGATTTTGGGGCAAAGTCACCGTTTTAGAAGAAGGCCCACGATATCGGATTAATCAAATTGAGATTAAACCAGGTCATACGATGACGGCGCAAATTCACTATCATCGCAGCGAACACTGGATCGTTGTTTCCGGTACAGCCAAGGTGATCTGTGGTGATGAGGAAGTATTAGTGACTCAATACCGTTCTACCTACGTTCCTCAATGCACACCTCACCGTGTGGAAAATCCAGGTGCGATTCCTGTGGTGATCATTGAAGTCCAAAACGGCGAATATCTGGGCGAGGATGACACAATTCGCCTTGCTAGTGATGAGGCTGTTTCTGCTGGGGCATAA
- a CDS encoding S66 peptidase family protein, with protein MTINRRFFLKTFGLAMLASQVPAAAQDNPPPPAILKPPRLKAGDTVGLINPASFLDPEDIDFVKKELAKFGLKVKPAAHVRDRYGYLGGKDVDRAADVNAMFADTSVKALIAMRGGWGGSRILPLLDYELIRRHPKIIIGYSDITSLLLAIYARSGLVTFHGPVGTSSWNPFSVNCFKRILFNGEAMMLRNAPNTGSRGNPQAQVRVTTLTAGKARGQLVGGNLSVLTAMVGSPYLPDWKQKILFVEEIGEEVYRIDRMLTQLKLAGILNQISGFIFGQCTDCDPEEPDKSLTLGQVLSEHIKPLRIPAWYGSMIGHIPNKFTLPIGGEVEIDAGTGTIQLLEPAVG; from the coding sequence ATGACAATTAATCGCCGCTTTTTTCTCAAAACGTTTGGCTTGGCCATGCTGGCTTCACAGGTGCCGGCAGCCGCCCAAGATAACCCGCCCCCACCCGCCATCCTCAAACCCCCCCGCTTAAAAGCTGGTGATACGGTGGGATTGATTAACCCCGCCAGTTTCCTTGATCCCGAAGATATCGATTTTGTTAAAAAAGAGCTTGCAAAATTTGGGTTAAAAGTCAAGCCTGCCGCTCATGTGCGGGATCGGTATGGCTATTTGGGCGGCAAAGATGTGGATCGCGCCGCTGATGTGAATGCGATGTTTGCCGATACCTCGGTGAAAGCGTTGATTGCGATGCGGGGAGGTTGGGGAGGCAGTCGGATTTTGCCGTTACTCGATTACGAACTCATCCGCCGGCATCCAAAAATTATTATTGGTTACAGCGATATCACCTCCTTGCTGCTGGCCATTTACGCCCGCAGTGGCCTTGTGACGTTTCACGGGCCGGTGGGTACGTCGAGTTGGAATCCTTTTTCTGTCAATTGCTTCAAGCGCATTTTGTTTAATGGGGAAGCGATGATGCTGCGAAATGCCCCCAACACCGGCAGCCGAGGTAACCCACAAGCTCAAGTCCGCGTAACAACCCTGACTGCCGGTAAAGCAAGGGGTCAACTTGTGGGTGGTAATTTATCTGTCCTGACGGCGATGGTGGGTTCTCCTTACCTGCCAGACTGGAAGCAGAAAATTCTCTTTGTCGAAGAAATCGGCGAAGAAGTTTATCGCATCGACCGAATGCTGACTCAATTAAAATTGGCAGGGATTCTTAACCAAATTTCTGGGTTTATCTTTGGTCAATGTACCGATTGTGACCCAGAAGAACCCGATAAATCCCTGACATTGGGGCAAGTGTTGTCGGAACACATCAAACCCCTGCGAATACCCGCGTGGTACGGTTCGATGATTGGTCACATTCCGAATAAATTCACCTTGCCGATTGGTGGGGAAGTGGAAATTGATGCCGGCACTGGTACGATTCAGCTACTAGAGCCGGCAGTTGGGTAA